Within the Nocardioides humi genome, the region GCACCCGGTCGTCGACGACCTCGACCAGGTCGCCGGTCGAGACCCAGCCGTCCACCTCCTCCGGGGCGTCGGTGGTGTCGCCGGCGTAGCCGAGCATCCCGGTGCCGGCGCGGACCTGCAGCTCGCCGTCCCGGACGCGCAGCACGGCGTCGGGGTTCGCGGGGCTCCACAGGCTGTCCGCCGACAGGCCGGGCCGGCCGTCGCGGACCGAGGCGATCGAGCCGAACTCGGTCGACGCGTAGACCTGCGAGATCCGCGCGGTCGGGAACGCCTCCCGCAGCTCCTCGAGCAGGTCGGGGGAGCTGGCCTCGCCGCCGAGCGTGACCTGGGCGAGCGGCGGGAGCTCCGCCCGGCTGCTGCGGGCCTCGGCCAGCAGGAAGCGCCAGTACGTCGGCGTCGCGCTCACGCAGGTGAGCTCGTCGCGCAGCAGCGCGGCCAGCCCGTCGCGCGGCTGGCGCGGGAACGGCGCGACCAGGGTCGCCTGCGCGGCGAGCACGTGCAGCAGCACCTGGATCCCCGCGAACTGCTGGGGCCCGTAGGCGAGCAGCCACCGCTGCTCGGGCCGCGGCGCGGTCGCGGCGCCGCGCCGGGTCAGCACCGCCCAGTCGTGGCGGGCCGCCTTGGGCAGGCCGGTGGTGCCGGTGGTCCGGATCATCAGCGGCTGCGGCCCGTCGTACGACGCGTGCTCGGCCGGGTCGCCGTCGAGCTCGTCGGGCCGGACCACCGTGAGCGCCGGCGGGAGGTCGGTGCGCCGGGTCACGACCGTGTCGTGGCCCAGGGCGGCGGCCTGCTCGGCGAACTGGGCGGGGTCGAGATCGGGCTGGTACTGGCACGGCTCGCTCCCGGCCGCGGCGGCGCCGCCGAGCAGGCGCAGGATCCAGGCCGCGTCCGGCTCGAGCACCGCGAACCGGTCGATGCCGCGCGCCCGGAGCCCGGCCGCGACGCGGCGCGCGCCGTCGTACAGCTCGGCGTAGGTGAGCGTCGTCTCCGGCGTCACCACCGCGACCTGCTCCGGCCGGTCGGCGGCGGCCCTCTCCAGCAACCCGATCATCGGTGTCGACTCCTTTCGCCGAAGGTTCGCAGGCGAGTATCGCGCATCCGTCACCCCGGCTCCGTCGGTGGCGTTGACAGGGGGCAGGATCCTCCTGTGTCCCGAGAGGTTGGAGAGCGCGTGGGTGCCCATCGCCCGATGACGGTCGCGGAGAAGTACTACACCTTCCTCGACCGCCGCTGGCCGACGAAGGCCGTCGTCACCGCCGACCTCGACCGCTGCCTCGACGCCGCCGAGGTCGCCCGCGCCTGGCAGGAGCTGCGTGCCCGCCGGGTCGTCACCCGCGCGGTGGCCACCGAGGAGCTCACCATCGCCGACCCCGGACCGGACCCCGAGGGCGCGGTCTTCCAGGCGCGCGAGGCCGAGCCCGAGGAGTGGCCGGCGATCGTCGCGGAGCTGTCCGACGCGCACGACGACCTCGGCACGCCCGTGCAGTGCTGGTACCTCGCCAGTCCGGCGACGGGGGAGTCCCAGCTGGTCCTGATCGGCCACCACGCCCTCATCGACGGCCGGATCGGCGTCGCCGAGCTCCAGTGGCTGGTCCGCCTCCTCGACGGCCAGGACGTCCCCGAGCAGCAACAGCTCGCCGTACCCGCCGCGCCGGTCCCGGCCCACGCCTGGCAGCGGGACCGGGCCGCGATGATCGAGCTGCTGCGCGACCTCAAGGCCCGCACCACGGCGTACGGCGCGCCGGCCCCCGCCGCGTGGCCCGATCCCGCCGTGCCCCGGCGGTCCCGGATGCGCCAGGGCGCGCTGGAGCCGGACGCCGCCGCGCGCCTGGTCGCCGCCGCTCGCGGCCACGGCGCCAACGCGTTCTCGGCGGTGGCCGCCGCCGCCCTCGCCTCGGCGGCCGGGGTGCTGGGGGACGGGGGAGCGGAGGGCGCACCGACCACGCTGCAGTTCGCGGCGCCCGCCGACGTCGCCGCGCCCAGCACGGCGCCGGACCGGGCGCGGGAGATGGCGATCGCCGTCCTCAGCCGGCCCTACCGCGTGGACCCGGCCGACGTCTGGGGCCTGGCGAGCGAGGTGCGCTCGACCATCCACGCGGCCCGTGCCCGCGGCGAGGGCGAGCTCTTCTTCCATCTCTCCCGCGTCGAGAAGGTCGTCGACCTCGACACCGGCCGGGACCTGGTCGCCCGGGCGCTCGCCGCCGGGCCGCCGTGCGTGGCGGTCAGCAACCTCGGCGTCGTCGACCCGGGGAGCGACCCGGCGTGGGTGCGCGGCGTCCGGGCCGGCCTCGCGGCGGCGCCGAACCAGGTCGTGTTCCTCACCATCACGGGCTATCGCGGCCGGCTCCTGCAGCTGCTCTCCAGCGACGACAGCCGCCTCCCGCCGGACCGGCGCGACGCCCTCGTCGCGGGCTACCGGCAGATCCTGGGCGAGCTCACGCGGTGAGGCCGCCGTCGACGACCAGCACCTGACCGGTGATCCAGTCGTTGCGCTCGTCGACGAGGAACTCCACCGCGCGGGCGATGTCCTCGGGCTCGCCGAGCCGCCCGGCCGGCGTACGACGGACGATCTGGTCGAGCTGCCCGTCGTCGAGGCCGTGGCTCATCTCGGTCTTCAGGTAGCCCGAGGCGATGCTGTTGACGGTGATCCTGCGCGAGCCCATCTCGCGGGCCAGCCCCCGGGTGAACCCGTCGAGCGCGGCCTTCGTGGCGCCGTAGACGCTGAGGCCGCGGTAGCCGGTCAGGCCGGTGATCGAGGAGATGTTGACGATCCGGCCGCCGCCATGGGCCAGCATGTTGCGGACGACCTGCTTGGTGACGTGGACGGTCGCCTTCAGGTTGAGGTCGATCACCGTGTCGGAGTCGTCGTCGCTGAACATCGCGAGGATGCCGTCGCGGGCGACGCCGGCGTTGTTGACGAGCACGTCCACCGACCGCCACTCCGCCAGCACGTCCTTGACGAACCGCGTCGACTGCTCGCGGTCGGCCAGGTCGGCCTTGCGGAACAGGAACCGGTCGCCGTACGCCGGATCCGCCTGCCAGGCGCGAACCGCGTCGGTCTCGCTGCGGGCGCAGGTGGCGACCCGGTCGCCGGCGTCGAGGAAGTGCTGGACGATGCCCTCGCCCAGGCCCCGGCTGCCGCCGGTGACGACGACCGTGCGGGGTGCGGTCATGCGGACGAGGCGGTCGCGTCGGCGTAGAACGCCACGATGTCCGCGACCGTCTCGGGCAGCAGCCCGGCGCCGAAGGGGTCGGTGCCGAACTCGTCCTCGAGGATGGCCGACAGCTCGGCGGTCTCGAGGGAGTCCAGCCCGAGGCCGTCGTCGCCGTGGAGCGTCGCGCCGAGGGAGACCGCGGTCTCCTCGCGGTCCGAGCGCTCCAGCAGCTCGGTGACGATCGTGACGATCCTGGGTTCGATCTCGTTCATTCCGACCTCTACTCAGATGGGGGGTTCGGAGGGGCAACGACGTCACGGGGTCCTTGGTAACGGGCCCGGTCGTACACATGCCGTGGAATGTCGATCGGCGCGAGCCTGCGGGCGGGCACGCCGCCGTGCAGGTGGGCCCCCTTCGCCTCCTGCCCGGTCCACGTCGTCGAGCCGGCGGCGATCAGCGCGCCCTCGCCGACCACGGTGCCGGGCAGCATCGTGCAGGACGTCGCCACGACCGCACGGTCGCCGATCGTGACCGGGTCGAGGATGACGCCGCCGTTGGTGGGGTCGAACGCGTGCGAGAGCAGGGTGGACCGGATGCCGGTGACCCAGGCGTTGTCGCCGAGGATGATCCCGCCGCCGCAGTCGAGGTAGTGCTGGCTGATGATGTGGGAGTCGTCGCCCATCCGCAGCGTGCGCAGGTCGTCGGTCGGCGTGGCGCCCTTCTCGTAGCCCGAGTCGCCGACGATCTGGTTGAACAGCATGATCCGGCAGCCGATGCCCATCCTCACCAGCCGCAGGTCGCGGAACAGGTTGAAGTGGTGGATGAGCGAGCCCTCGCCCAGCTCGAACCGGTCGACCCGGCGTACCAGGTTGATGCCGACCACCGCCGTGTCCGGGATCGCGTGGCCGAGCCTGCGCAGCAGCCGGTTCTTGAGCCTGCTCGGTGGCAGCAGGAAGACAAGGGTCGTCAGGGCCTGGCGCACGCGGCGCAGCCTACACAGGCCCTATCCTCTGGCGCGTGCTTCTCACGCCCCTGGCCCACGGCCGGGTCTCGATGCAGTGCGACCTGTGCATCCCGCCCGTCCTGACCATCGCCAGCCCCGACTGGCTGCGTCGTACCGGCTGGACGCTCGCCGCCGACGGCGGCCCGGTCGATGCCTGCCCCAACTGCACGGTGCGCGTCGCGCCCCGCCATCGGGTACGCCGCGGCGACGCGACGCCGCAGTCGCCCGACCCCGCGCGGCTGCCGAACGTCGTCGTCGTCGGCGCCACGAAGGCCGGCACCACGAGCATGCACAACTACCTCGCGGCGCACCCGGAGATCGCGGCGTCGGAGGAGAAGGAGATGCGCTTCTTCACCGACCCCGACTGCCGGGGCTGGGTCGGCGCCTACCAGGAGCGGTTCGCGCCCGGCACCCGCTACCGGCTGGAGTCGACGCCCTTCTACAGCAAGGCGCCCTGCTATCCGGGCGTCGTCGACCGGATGGCCGACCTGGTGCCGGACGCGCGGATCGTCTATCTCGTGCGCGATCCCGTCGACCGGATCCTCGCCGAGCACATGGAGATGGTCGCCTGGAACTCCGCCGAGCGCCCGCTGGAGGAGGAGCTCGCCGATCCGGGGGAGCCGAC harbors:
- a CDS encoding class I adenylate-forming enzyme family protein, whose translation is MIGLLERAAADRPEQVAVVTPETTLTYAELYDGARRVAAGLRARGIDRFAVLEPDAAWILRLLGGAAAAGSEPCQYQPDLDPAQFAEQAAALGHDTVVTRRTDLPPALTVVRPDELDGDPAEHASYDGPQPLMIRTTGTTGLPKAARHDWAVLTRRGAATAPRPEQRWLLAYGPQQFAGIQVLLHVLAAQATLVAPFPRQPRDGLAALLRDELTCVSATPTYWRFLLAEARSSRAELPPLAQVTLGGEASSPDLLEELREAFPTARISQVYASTEFGSIASVRDGRPGLSADSLWSPANPDAVLRVRDGELQVRAGTGMLGYAGDTTDAPEEVDGWVSTGDLVEVVDDRVLFRGRSSEVINVGGVKVHPLPIEERVGAVPGVRLARVHGRSNPMVGAVVAVEVVLAGDADERAVKDGIRTACADLPRAWQPRSIRVVDEVDLAAATRGGKMVRG
- a CDS encoding sulfotransferase family protein is translated as MLLTPLAHGRVSMQCDLCIPPVLTIASPDWLRRTGWTLAADGGPVDACPNCTVRVAPRHRVRRGDATPQSPDPARLPNVVVVGATKAGTTSMHNYLAAHPEIAASEEKEMRFFTDPDCRGWVGAYQERFAPGTRYRLESTPFYSKAPCYPGVVDRMADLVPDARIVYLVRDPVDRILAEHMEMVAWNSAERPLEEELADPGEPTSPLVASSRYATQLEAYLERFDRDRVLVVDLADLGADVDGTMGRVFDLLGLDRPGLSADDWGRYNTAEEKRALPPWLMAIRRGPLVRAVRRLPAARRLVHLAWRRTGERIERPQLSPATEAALRAELQPEVDRLRELTGQSFASWSL
- a CDS encoding phosphopantetheine-binding protein; protein product: MNEIEPRIVTIVTELLERSDREETAVSLGATLHGDDGLGLDSLETAELSAILEDEFGTDPFGAGLLPETVADIVAFYADATASSA
- a CDS encoding acyltransferase gives rise to the protein MRQALTTLVFLLPPSRLKNRLLRRLGHAIPDTAVVGINLVRRVDRFELGEGSLIHHFNLFRDLRLVRMGIGCRIMLFNQIVGDSGYEKGATPTDDLRTLRMGDDSHIISQHYLDCGGGIILGDNAWVTGIRSTLLSHAFDPTNGGVILDPVTIGDRAVVATSCTMLPGTVVGEGALIAAGSTTWTGQEAKGAHLHGGVPARRLAPIDIPRHVYDRARYQGPRDVVAPPNPPSE
- a CDS encoding SDR family NAD(P)-dependent oxidoreductase, producing the protein MTAPRTVVVTGGSRGLGEGIVQHFLDAGDRVATCARSETDAVRAWQADPAYGDRFLFRKADLADREQSTRFVKDVLAEWRSVDVLVNNAGVARDGILAMFSDDDSDTVIDLNLKATVHVTKQVVRNMLAHGGGRIVNISSITGLTGYRGLSVYGATKAALDGFTRGLAREMGSRRITVNSIASGYLKTEMSHGLDDGQLDQIVRRTPAGRLGEPEDIARAVEFLVDERNDWITGQVLVVDGGLTA